From Ipomoea triloba cultivar NCNSP0323 chromosome 5, ASM357664v1, the proteins below share one genomic window:
- the LOC116020041 gene encoding probable serine/threonine-protein kinase WNK11 isoform X2 encodes MEAFVELDPTGRYGRYSELLGCGAVKKVYRAFDQEEGIEVAWNQVKLRNFADDQQGLDRLYSEVRLLKTLKHKSIIALYSVWTDQERSTLNFITEVCTSGNLRDYRKKHRHVSIKALKKWSRQILKGLEYLHTHEPCIIHRDLNCSNVFINGNVGQVKIGDLGFATIVGKNHSAHSVLGTPEFMAPELYDENYTESVDIYSFGMCVLEMVTVELPYSECENVVKIYKKVTSGIRPKAMDKVKDPEVKAFIEKCLAHTSTRPSASDLLRDPFFYGIPDNDDDDDENITRNTYQS; translated from the exons ATGGAGGCTTTTGTGGAGCTTGATCCGACGGGGCGTTACGGCCGTTACAGTGAGCTTTTAGGGTGTGGAGCTGTGAAAAAGGTGTACAGAGCGTTTGATCAAGAAGAAGGGATTGAAGTGGCTTGGAACCAAGTGAAACTGCGCAATTTTGCAGATGATCAGCAGGGTTTGGACAGGCTTTACTCGGAGGTTAGGCTTCTGAAGACTCTGAAGCACAAGAGCATAATTGCATTGTATTCTGTGTGGACGGATCAAGAACGAAGCACGCTGAATTTCATCACGGAGGTCTGCACTTCAGGGAATTTGCGTGACTACAGAAAGAAACACAGGCATGTTTCTATCAAGGCGCTAAAGAAGTGGTCCAGGCAGATCCTTAAAGGTTTAGAGTATTTGCATACTCACGAGCCTTGTATCATCCACAGGGATCTCAACTGCAGCAACGTCTTCATTAATGGCAATGTTGGTCAG GTGAAGATTGGCGATCTGGGTTTCGCGACTATTGTTGGGAAGAACCACTCCGCTCATTCAGTGCTCGGGACCCCAGAGTTCATGGCACCCGAGTTATACGACGAGAACTATACCGAGTCAGTTGACATCTATTCATTTGGCATGTGTGTGCTCGAAATGGTGACTGTGGAGCTCCCATACAGCGAATGCGAGAACGTGGTGAAGATATACAAGAAGGTGACTTCGGGCATCAGGCCTAAGGCGATGGACAAAGTCAAAGACCCCGAGGTTAAGGCCTTCATCGAGAAATGCCTCGCCCATACCAGCACCCGACCCTCTGCTTCTGATCTTCTCCGCGACCCCTTCTTCTATGGGATCCCCgacaatgatgatgatgatgacgaaaACATTACTCGAAATACATATCAGAGCTGA
- the LOC116020041 gene encoding probable serine/threonine-protein kinase WNK11 isoform X1, with amino-acid sequence MVPSVTADESDREMEAFVELDPTGRYGRYSELLGCGAVKKVYRAFDQEEGIEVAWNQVKLRNFADDQQGLDRLYSEVRLLKTLKHKSIIALYSVWTDQERSTLNFITEVCTSGNLRDYRKKHRHVSIKALKKWSRQILKGLEYLHTHEPCIIHRDLNCSNVFINGNVGQVKIGDLGFATIVGKNHSAHSVLGTPEFMAPELYDENYTESVDIYSFGMCVLEMVTVELPYSECENVVKIYKKVTSGIRPKAMDKVKDPEVKAFIEKCLAHTSTRPSASDLLRDPFFYGIPDNDDDDDENITRNTYQS; translated from the exons ATG GTGCCAAGCGTAACTGCCGACGAGTCGGATCGAGAGATGGAGGCTTTTGTGGAGCTTGATCCGACGGGGCGTTACGGCCGTTACAGTGAGCTTTTAGGGTGTGGAGCTGTGAAAAAGGTGTACAGAGCGTTTGATCAAGAAGAAGGGATTGAAGTGGCTTGGAACCAAGTGAAACTGCGCAATTTTGCAGATGATCAGCAGGGTTTGGACAGGCTTTACTCGGAGGTTAGGCTTCTGAAGACTCTGAAGCACAAGAGCATAATTGCATTGTATTCTGTGTGGACGGATCAAGAACGAAGCACGCTGAATTTCATCACGGAGGTCTGCACTTCAGGGAATTTGCGTGACTACAGAAAGAAACACAGGCATGTTTCTATCAAGGCGCTAAAGAAGTGGTCCAGGCAGATCCTTAAAGGTTTAGAGTATTTGCATACTCACGAGCCTTGTATCATCCACAGGGATCTCAACTGCAGCAACGTCTTCATTAATGGCAATGTTGGTCAG GTGAAGATTGGCGATCTGGGTTTCGCGACTATTGTTGGGAAGAACCACTCCGCTCATTCAGTGCTCGGGACCCCAGAGTTCATGGCACCCGAGTTATACGACGAGAACTATACCGAGTCAGTTGACATCTATTCATTTGGCATGTGTGTGCTCGAAATGGTGACTGTGGAGCTCCCATACAGCGAATGCGAGAACGTGGTGAAGATATACAAGAAGGTGACTTCGGGCATCAGGCCTAAGGCGATGGACAAAGTCAAAGACCCCGAGGTTAAGGCCTTCATCGAGAAATGCCTCGCCCATACCAGCACCCGACCCTCTGCTTCTGATCTTCTCCGCGACCCCTTCTTCTATGGGATCCCCgacaatgatgatgatgatgacgaaaACATTACTCGAAATACATATCAGAGCTGA